The Litchfieldia alkalitelluris genome has a window encoding:
- a CDS encoding sensor histidine kinase, with protein sequence MFELMFTMLERLGIIVSIAFILTRLRFFRDMIQQDEITRKQQYSAIIFFGFFGIIGTYSGLAFSTDSLQFDRLTYDLTQEEALANSRVIGVVIGGLLGGYKVGIGAGLIAGIHRFSLGGFTDLACGLSAIVAGLIAGFFHKKNKHVTLSSAFLIGALTEAVQMLIILFVAKPFDQALTLVENIGIPMIIANGIGSALFLMIIRNLVGEEEKAGAVQAQKALRLAELTLAYLRKGLNSESAKETCSIIFREVEASAVAITNKELILAHVGLADDHHKELTDIQTDVTKKVIQSGELIIAGHKEIHCTRPNCPLKSVVIAPLKQRGQTIGTLKFYFKSEREITNVVIQLIKGLSSLLSNQLDMAEADRSYQLAKEAEIKALQAQISPHFLFNSLNIIVSLIRIDQNKARQLLIALSHFLRQNLAGTTQQWTSLENELRHVRAYLSIEEARFVDKLAVFYDIDDDLLKVRIPPLTLQPIVENAVKHGIKDKESDCKIVISIKKDSDNTLVTVQDNGKGMEKEQLDKIGHTFLPSEKSTGIGLYNVNRRLVMMIGEKSGLVIESQPEQGTTVSFRI encoded by the coding sequence ATGTTTGAACTAATGTTTACAATGCTTGAGCGATTAGGGATCATTGTATCAATCGCATTTATTTTAACTAGGCTGCGGTTTTTTAGGGATATGATTCAACAAGATGAAATCACAAGAAAACAACAATATAGTGCTATTATCTTTTTTGGATTTTTTGGAATTATTGGAACCTACTCAGGATTAGCATTTAGTACAGATTCCCTTCAATTTGATCGGCTTACATATGATCTCACACAAGAGGAAGCATTAGCGAACTCACGGGTGATTGGTGTTGTTATTGGAGGATTACTTGGTGGCTACAAGGTAGGAATTGGAGCTGGGCTAATTGCTGGTATTCACCGTTTCTCACTTGGAGGCTTCACAGATTTAGCATGTGGTCTTTCAGCGATTGTCGCTGGACTTATTGCTGGATTTTTTCATAAAAAAAATAAACACGTCACCCTCTCTTCCGCTTTTCTCATCGGCGCCTTAACTGAAGCTGTTCAAATGCTTATTATTCTCTTTGTTGCTAAGCCATTTGATCAGGCTTTAACCTTAGTTGAGAATATTGGAATTCCAATGATTATTGCCAACGGGATAGGCTCTGCACTATTTTTAATGATCATCCGCAACTTAGTGGGAGAAGAAGAAAAAGCTGGTGCTGTTCAAGCTCAAAAAGCATTAAGATTAGCTGAATTAACCCTCGCTTATTTAAGGAAAGGCTTAAATTCTGAATCGGCAAAAGAGACTTGTTCCATTATTTTTCGAGAGGTTGAAGCGAGCGCTGTTGCCATTACAAATAAAGAATTAATTTTAGCACATGTTGGATTAGCAGATGATCATCACAAGGAGCTCACTGATATACAAACAGATGTTACTAAAAAGGTGATCCAAAGTGGAGAACTTATTATCGCAGGACATAAAGAAATTCATTGTACTAGACCTAACTGTCCTTTAAAATCGGTGGTGATTGCACCATTGAAGCAACGCGGACAAACCATCGGTACATTAAAGTTTTATTTTAAATCAGAACGAGAGATAACAAATGTTGTGATTCAATTAATTAAGGGACTTAGTTCATTACTTAGTAATCAGCTAGATATGGCTGAAGCGGACCGATCTTATCAGCTTGCAAAGGAAGCTGAGATTAAGGCGCTACAAGCACAAATTAGTCCACATTTTCTATTTAACTCTTTAAATATTATTGTCTCTCTTATACGAATTGACCAAAACAAGGCAAGGCAGCTATTAATTGCGCTTTCGCATTTTTTAAGACAAAATTTAGCAGGGACGACTCAGCAGTGGACATCTCTTGAAAATGAATTAAGACATGTTAGAGCATATTTGTCGATTGAAGAGGCTCGGTTTGTTGATAAATTAGCTGTTTTTTATGATATTGATGATGATCTCTTAAAGGTTAGGATTCCCCCTCTCACATTACAACCAATTGTTGAAAATGCGGTGAAGCACGGAATAAAAGATAAAGAAAGTGACTGCAAAATTGTCATTTCAATTAAGAAAGATTCAGATAATACATTAGTGACAGTGCAAGACAATGGGAAAGGAATGGAAAAAGAGCAGTTGGATAAAATCGGACATACTTTCCTTCCATCTGAGAAAAGTACAGGAATTGGTCTCTACAATGTGAACCGGCGGTTGGTTATGATGATTGGAGAGAAATCTGGTTTGGTAATCGAAAGTCAACCTGAACAAGGAACAACTGTATCCTTCAGAATATAG
- a CDS encoding LytR/AlgR family response regulator transcription factor, translating into MSQLIRVLIVDDERYSRQELSHLLSNYENIEIIGEAENGEHAIVKSIQLQPDVVFLDIEMPKMNGMETASSLKELKKTPLLVFATAYPNFAVEAFRYEAVDYLVKPFDETRLAETVIRLKKLLEPQTKNEITPSINKLAIEGDEEITYINPSQIMYLYRDDRFTRIVLDDQEFTTKVALKEFESRLKDFSFFRIHKSYLVNLQYVERLIPWFNGAYHLEIKGKKELLSGSRNYVKALRSRLELS; encoded by the coding sequence ATGAGTCAGTTAATTAGAGTGCTGATTGTTGATGACGAAAGATATAGTCGACAAGAACTCTCTCATTTATTGAGCAATTATGAAAATATTGAGATTATTGGTGAGGCTGAAAATGGTGAACATGCGATTGTGAAATCAATTCAACTTCAACCAGATGTAGTTTTTTTAGACATTGAAATGCCAAAAATGAATGGGATGGAAACAGCCTCCTCCTTAAAGGAGCTAAAAAAGACACCTTTACTTGTTTTTGCAACAGCATACCCTAATTTTGCAGTCGAAGCATTTCGCTATGAAGCAGTCGATTATCTAGTAAAACCCTTCGATGAAACACGATTAGCTGAAACTGTTATAAGATTAAAAAAACTGTTAGAGCCTCAAACTAAAAATGAAATAACTCCTTCCATTAATAAGCTTGCTATTGAAGGTGATGAAGAAATAACGTATATAAACCCTAGTCAAATTATGTATTTGTACCGCGATGATCGTTTTACGAGAATTGTATTAGATGATCAGGAATTTACAACAAAGGTAGCATTAAAGGAATTTGAATCAAGATTAAAAGATTTTTCGTTTTTCAGAATCCATAAAAGTTATCTAGTAAACTTACAATACGTAGAACGGTTAATTCCTTGGTTTAATGGGGCATATCATTTAGAAATTAAAGGTAAAAAAGAGCTTTTATCAGGAAGTCGTAATTATGTAAAAGCATTACGATCTCGTCTTGAATTATCATGA
- a CDS encoding carbon starvation CstA family protein translates to MFTFIGGILLLIIGYFTYGRFVEKMFGPKQERQTPAFTHKDGVDYLPMGEKKNSLIQLLNIAGVGPIFGPIMGALYGPVAFIWIVIGCIFAGAVHDYLTGMISIRNRGAHLPELAGKFLGKFMKHVVNGFAVLLLLLVGTVFVTAPAGLLNNLLGDWSSMGMILGAIFVYYILATLLPVDKIIGRFYPIFGALLLISAIGVGGALIFTGAPIPELSLTNLHPDNAPIFPLLFLTISCGALSGFHATQTPIISRTTQNESQGRRIFYGMMIAEGIIAMIWAAAAMSLFDGPVGLNEILATGGTGLVVSEVSIAMLGAIGGTLAVLGVIILPITSGDTAFRSARMIIADYLNISQKKIASRLWIALPLFAISFALTKIDFTLLWRYFSWANQSTAVIALWVAAMYLFIAKKNYWIAVIPGVFMTMATTTYILNAQIGFGINLNVSYIVAAFITAAIIAIFFVAAIKNRNANVQLDEDITKVA, encoded by the coding sequence ATGTTTACATTTATCGGAGGAATTTTATTATTAATCATCGGGTATTTCACATATGGAAGATTTGTAGAAAAAATGTTCGGACCAAAGCAAGAGCGCCAAACACCAGCTTTCACTCATAAAGATGGTGTTGATTACTTACCAATGGGTGAAAAGAAGAATTCTTTAATCCAATTATTAAATATCGCAGGAGTTGGACCAATTTTCGGTCCAATTATGGGAGCTCTTTATGGACCCGTTGCTTTCATTTGGATTGTTATTGGATGTATTTTTGCTGGAGCAGTTCATGATTATTTAACTGGAATGATTTCCATCCGTAATCGTGGAGCACATCTGCCCGAACTTGCTGGTAAGTTTTTAGGTAAATTTATGAAGCATGTTGTTAACGGATTTGCAGTACTGTTGTTATTACTTGTTGGTACAGTATTTGTTACTGCTCCAGCTGGTCTTTTAAACAATTTATTGGGTGATTGGTCATCCATGGGGATGATTCTTGGAGCTATTTTCGTTTACTATATTTTAGCTACTCTTTTACCTGTAGATAAAATAATTGGACGTTTTTATCCAATCTTTGGAGCATTATTATTAATTTCTGCAATTGGTGTTGGGGGAGCATTAATTTTTACAGGTGCACCAATTCCGGAGCTATCTTTAACAAATTTACACCCTGATAATGCTCCTATTTTTCCATTATTATTCTTAACCATTTCTTGTGGTGCTTTATCTGGATTCCATGCAACGCAGACACCAATTATTTCACGTACAACTCAAAATGAGAGTCAAGGTCGTAGAATTTTTTATGGAATGATGATCGCAGAAGGTATCATTGCAATGATTTGGGCAGCGGCAGCTATGAGTCTATTTGATGGTCCAGTTGGTCTTAACGAAATCCTTGCAACAGGTGGTACTGGTTTAGTAGTAAGTGAAGTATCGATCGCGATGCTTGGGGCTATTGGTGGAACACTTGCAGTACTTGGAGTTATCATTCTACCAATCACATCTGGTGACACAGCATTCCGTAGTGCTCGTATGATTATCGCTGATTACCTTAACATTTCACAAAAGAAGATTGCTAGTCGTCTTTGGATCGCTCTTCCATTATTCGCTATTTCTTTTGCACTTACAAAAATTGATTTTACATTATTATGGCGATATTTCTCTTGGGCAAACCAATCAACAGCTGTTATCGCACTATGGGTAGCTGCAATGTATTTATTCATCGCTAAGAAGAATTATTGGATTGCAGTGATTCCAGGTGTGTTCATGACAATGGCAACAACGACCTATATCTTAAATGCTCAGATTGGTTTTGGAATCAATTTAAATGTTTCATATATTGTAGCAGCGTTTATTACAGCAGCCATTATTGCAATATTCTTTGTGGCAGCTATAAAAAATAGAAATGCAAATGTTCAATTAGATGAAGATATAACGAAGGTAGCATAA
- a CDS encoding cation:proton antiporter domain-containing protein, with amino-acid sequence MFELPLINPVLVFALSMTLFLISPMLMRLLRIPGIIGPILAGVIIGPHGLGVLQRGQTIELLGTVGLLFIIFIAGLEMDIDGFKKYKNRSIVFGLISFIIPLILGTTIGLFLDYSFAASILLGSILGSHTLLGYPIASRLGISKNKAVTIAVGGTLITDTLALLILAVITGAATGELTFSFFIILIISLVIFTCMNLFGIPFISKWIFRNIGNEGDKIFTYVIVVLFLSAFLAIVAGVEPIIGAFLSGLALNRLVFDQGPLMNRIRFTANALFIPFFLLSVGMLMDLSVLFSDPKAWIFTVLILVGVMLGKYAAAWMISFIYKYNSEEKNITFGLTIPQAAATLAATLVGYDVGLLDQTTVNGVIIMILGTCIVGPYIVEKFGRKISLLEEQQPYVKGDAPDRIMIPIANPNTMESLLDLGFILRKNASADQPLYPLKVVKKDARDAEGDIALAEKMLGHTVMYASGADVPVKLITRVDHNIANGITRAIVEERISMVIMGWEGKRSTPQRIFGNVLDQLVEQTSQSIFIAKLGHPISTTKRVIAILPKGIDHSYGFKEAIMRVKLMANDLGAQLLCLVIDDKGEKYKKYLKEIKANPPTKVKEIEGWESFYLEPSPQATDDLIILVSARKGTVAWHPELEEIPGKLASINQETFIVYYPTEDREIDLRGTTGTELPREVLFKNDFY; translated from the coding sequence ATGTTTGAGTTACCATTAATAAATCCTGTGCTCGTATTTGCCCTTTCAATGACATTATTCTTAATTAGTCCAATGCTAATGAGGTTGCTCAGAATTCCAGGAATTATAGGACCTATTCTAGCTGGAGTGATAATTGGTCCTCATGGGCTAGGAGTTTTACAGCGTGGACAAACGATTGAATTGCTTGGAACAGTTGGTTTATTATTTATTATCTTTATTGCAGGGTTAGAAATGGATATTGATGGATTTAAAAAATATAAAAATCGAAGTATCGTCTTTGGCCTTATTTCATTTATTATTCCGTTAATTTTGGGTACGACTATTGGGTTGTTTCTAGATTATAGCTTTGCAGCATCAATTCTTTTAGGGTCTATTTTAGGTTCGCATACATTGCTAGGGTATCCTATTGCTAGCAGGCTAGGTATCTCTAAAAATAAGGCTGTCACAATTGCTGTAGGAGGAACGTTAATAACCGATACTCTTGCATTATTAATCTTAGCAGTGATAACAGGTGCTGCTACTGGGGAGTTAACTTTCAGTTTTTTTATTATCTTAATTATTTCTTTAGTGATTTTTACATGTATGAATCTTTTTGGAATTCCGTTTATTTCCAAATGGATTTTTAGAAATATCGGTAATGAAGGAGATAAGATTTTTACATATGTAATTGTTGTTTTATTTTTGTCTGCGTTTTTAGCAATCGTAGCGGGAGTTGAACCAATTATTGGTGCATTCCTCTCAGGACTTGCACTTAATCGCCTTGTGTTTGATCAAGGTCCATTAATGAACCGAATTAGGTTTACTGCCAATGCTTTATTCATCCCATTTTTTCTGTTATCGGTAGGGATGTTAATGGATTTAAGTGTATTATTCAGTGATCCTAAAGCTTGGATATTTACTGTATTGATTTTAGTTGGTGTCATGCTAGGTAAATACGCTGCAGCATGGATGATTAGTTTTATATACAAGTATAATAGTGAAGAAAAGAACATTACTTTTGGGTTAACCATCCCTCAAGCAGCGGCAACACTAGCAGCTACATTGGTAGGATATGATGTAGGTTTACTCGACCAAACTACCGTTAATGGTGTGATTATAATGATCTTAGGAACATGTATTGTAGGGCCATATATAGTTGAAAAATTTGGTCGGAAAATTTCGTTGCTTGAGGAGCAACAACCATATGTAAAAGGTGATGCACCTGATCGTATCATGATTCCTATAGCTAACCCAAACACTATGGAATCACTATTAGATCTTGGCTTCATCTTAAGAAAGAATGCCTCAGCAGATCAGCCTTTGTATCCATTGAAGGTTGTGAAAAAAGATGCGAGAGATGCTGAAGGTGATATTGCTCTTGCTGAAAAGATGCTTGGACATACGGTCATGTATGCTTCTGGTGCAGATGTTCCTGTAAAGCTCATCACAAGAGTCGATCATAACATTGCAAATGGAATAACGAGAGCAATTGTTGAAGAGCGTATTTCTATGGTTATTATGGGCTGGGAAGGAAAACGGTCAACACCGCAGAGGATATTCGGAAATGTGTTAGACCAACTTGTTGAGCAAACATCTCAATCCATTTTTATAGCGAAATTAGGCCATCCGATTAGTACGACAAAACGTGTTATCGCGATTTTACCAAAGGGAATCGATCATTCCTATGGGTTTAAAGAGGCAATTATGAGAGTGAAATTGATGGCGAATGATCTCGGAGCTCAGCTTCTTTGTTTAGTTATTGATGATAAAGGTGAAAAATATAAAAAATATCTTAAAGAAATAAAAGCAAACCCTCCTACTAAGGTGAAAGAAATAGAAGGGTGGGAATCATTCTATCTCGAACCAAGCCCACAGGCTACTGATGATCTAATTATTCTTGTTAGTGCGAGAAAAGGGACTGTTGCTTGGCACCCAGAACTTGAAGAAATTCCGGGCAAACTTGCTAGTATTAATCAGGAAACATTTATTGTTTATTACCCAACGGAAGATAGAGAAATTGATCTAAGAGGAACGACGGGGACGGAATTACCAAGGGAAGTTCTATTTAAAAATGATTTTTATTAA
- a CDS encoding MFS transporter, producing MNRNLFLYVKAFSDFGTYMDMIVLNVVIYAATGSPLWLAATMAARTLGGVLSSLFSGIIADRFNRRKIMINTDILRALIILILIPFPSPTLIIIVSFLIGLTSTFFAVSYSAEIPRIFGEDKVLQTNAIISRLTSISLVAGFLGAGLITDFLGYKVTLIIDAATYLLSAVVLMKMKWETTEKQPTFELSSGLKEKAFSIVTDLKEVYKYLTTKPMLMMVNIVFLVGAFAGSSHNLGIPLLAEDISVERQGFYYGMIWAVWGIGSVLATLILPKLKWLLEQKLYWISFASAILMSTGFILFLSTTYLWIVFPFAFFTGIFDACFTTLHATILQKTENHIRGRIFGVGMLLKSLGFALGFIIAPILLENMTMPNMVWILHGTLIMTTLLIIYKANNYRTKKKLIPTVNG from the coding sequence ATGAACCGTAATCTATTTTTATATGTAAAAGCTTTTTCCGACTTTGGTACCTATATGGATATGATTGTTTTAAATGTAGTTATTTATGCAGCAACTGGAAGTCCGTTGTGGCTAGCGGCTACCATGGCTGCAAGAACCTTAGGAGGAGTTTTATCAAGTCTATTCTCAGGGATTATTGCGGACCGTTTCAATAGACGAAAAATCATGATAAATACAGATATACTAAGGGCCTTGATTATCCTGATACTTATACCCTTTCCAAGCCCAACTTTAATTATTATTGTATCTTTTTTAATTGGCCTAACTAGCACATTCTTTGCGGTTAGTTATAGTGCTGAAATACCGAGAATCTTTGGTGAAGATAAGGTACTGCAAACCAATGCAATTATCTCTAGACTTACTTCAATTAGTTTAGTAGCTGGTTTTCTTGGTGCAGGACTAATTACAGACTTCCTGGGCTATAAGGTCACTCTTATTATTGATGCAGCTACTTATCTTTTATCAGCTGTTGTTTTAATGAAAATGAAATGGGAAACGACTGAAAAGCAACCAACATTCGAACTTTCTTCTGGGCTAAAAGAGAAAGCCTTTAGTATCGTTACAGACTTAAAAGAAGTTTATAAGTATCTGACCACGAAACCAATGCTCATGATGGTCAATATCGTTTTTTTAGTTGGAGCATTTGCTGGAAGTTCTCATAATTTAGGTATCCCATTATTAGCTGAAGATATTAGTGTTGAACGACAAGGCTTTTATTATGGAATGATTTGGGCGGTGTGGGGGATAGGTTCGGTGTTAGCAACCTTAATTTTACCGAAACTAAAATGGCTACTTGAACAAAAACTTTATTGGATTTCTTTTGCCTCAGCAATACTAATGTCTACTGGCTTTATCCTTTTCTTATCAACAACTTATTTATGGATTGTTTTTCCGTTTGCATTTTTCACTGGGATCTTTGATGCATGCTTTACCACTCTACATGCAACGATTCTACAAAAAACCGAAAATCACATACGAGGAAGAATTTTTGGTGTTGGGATGCTATTGAAATCTTTAGGATTTGCTCTTGGCTTTATCATTGCTCCTATTCTACTTGAAAATATGACTATGCCAAATATGGTTTGGATATTACACGGGACATTAATCATGACAACACTATTGATTATTTATAAAGCAAATAATTACCGAACCAAAAAGAAGTTAATCCCCACAGTTAATGGGTAA
- a CDS encoding SOS response-associated peptidase, which translates to MCGRITIHENLEDIGRYFEIEELTHLSYEAKFNIAPSQPVLSVVNDGKKNRLGYLRWGLIPSWAKDVKIGYKMINARAETIDEKPAFKQLLSRRRCIVVGSSFYEWKTENNQKQPYCIKLRDEKIISFAGLWDRWQKNDEIIHSCTVITTEANQLMTSIHDRMPVILPKDKTYEWLNPFQTKEQLKSLLKPLPSEQMEAFPVSTKVNSPKNDGPELICPL; encoded by the coding sequence TTGTGTGGTCGAATTACGATTCATGAAAACTTGGAAGACATTGGACGTTATTTTGAAATTGAAGAATTAACTCACTTATCGTACGAGGCTAAATTTAATATTGCTCCCTCACAGCCTGTTCTTTCTGTTGTGAATGACGGTAAGAAAAATCGTTTAGGTTATTTACGATGGGGCCTTATTCCGTCATGGGCAAAAGATGTTAAAATTGGCTATAAAATGATTAATGCAAGAGCTGAGACAATTGATGAAAAGCCGGCATTTAAGCAGTTATTAAGTCGAAGAAGGTGTATTGTTGTAGGAAGTTCTTTTTATGAATGGAAGACTGAAAATAACCAAAAACAGCCCTATTGTATTAAGTTGAGAGATGAAAAGATCATCTCGTTTGCAGGACTTTGGGATCGCTGGCAAAAAAACGATGAAATCATTCATTCTTGTACAGTAATTACCACTGAAGCGAATCAGCTTATGACTTCTATTCATGACAGGATGCCTGTTATTTTACCAAAGGATAAGACATACGAATGGTTAAATCCGTTTCAAACAAAGGAACAACTTAAATCTCTCTTGAAACCACTCCCTTCAGAACAGATGGAAGCTTTTCCAGTTTCAACGAAGGTCAATTCACCTAAAAATGATGGCCCTGAACTAATATGTCCGTTATAA
- a CDS encoding DUF4083 family protein → MLSFLGPVLLFLLTLLFFVSIALFIKLILKNQTERNERLRKIEEKLEEIIDLYKKKL, encoded by the coding sequence ATGTTGTCGTTTTTAGGTCCAGTGCTCTTATTTTTATTAACCCTGTTGTTTTTTGTTTCAATTGCACTTTTTATTAAGCTAATTTTGAAAAATCAGACTGAACGGAATGAAAGATTACGAAAGATTGAAGAAAAGCTCGAGGAAATTATTGATTTATATAAAAAGAAGCTGTGA
- a CDS encoding cysteine desulfurase-like protein produces MTFSVGNIRSQFPALTRTYNGKQAIYFDGPGGSQVVQAVIDQMVAYMEKGGANLHGQFPSSIETESDIANARQAIADLVGAKPEEVAFGANSTTLAFAISRSVSRKWNEQDNIVLTEIDHRANVDTWLTAAEDKGTEIRFIPVNTDSYTLELDKIDELITSSTKLVAVTLASNAVGTITDVERISKRAREVGALFIVDAVHAVPHFLVDRDKLGANILLCSSYKFFGPHVGMAIIKQETFDELSSYKLKPAPGNFPDKLETGTQNHEALAAIPAAVDFIASVGTGNNRREQLINAYHMIEEYENGLAIIMRNELSAISSVTLYQAGQGVPKTPTIAFTIDGISPSEACKWFAENYSIFVADGNFYASTLADKLGINETGGWIRAGLAPYNTEEEVMVFIKAVKELVELHK; encoded by the coding sequence ATGACATTTTCAGTTGGAAATATAAGAAGTCAGTTCCCAGCATTAACTAGAACATACAATGGCAAACAAGCTATCTATTTTGATGGACCAGGTGGATCACAAGTCGTTCAAGCGGTAATAGATCAGATGGTGGCATATATGGAAAAGGGAGGAGCAAATCTTCATGGGCAGTTTCCATCAAGCATCGAAACAGAGAGTGACATTGCCAATGCTCGTCAAGCTATTGCTGACCTAGTCGGTGCAAAGCCAGAGGAGGTGGCGTTTGGAGCGAATTCAACCACTCTTGCATTTGCAATTAGTCGTTCAGTATCTAGAAAGTGGAATGAGCAAGATAATATTGTATTAACCGAAATCGATCATCGAGCAAATGTAGATACATGGCTAACAGCAGCAGAGGATAAGGGAACAGAGATTCGATTTATTCCTGTTAATACCGATTCTTATACATTGGAGTTAGATAAGATTGATGAGTTGATTACATCTTCAACGAAACTAGTAGCGGTGACTCTTGCTTCAAACGCTGTTGGGACGATTACCGATGTTGAGAGGATTTCGAAAAGAGCTCGTGAAGTAGGTGCTTTATTTATAGTAGATGCTGTTCATGCAGTTCCACACTTCCTGGTTGACCGAGATAAACTAGGTGCCAATATTCTATTATGCTCAAGCTATAAATTTTTTGGTCCACATGTTGGTATGGCAATCATTAAGCAGGAAACCTTTGATGAGTTAAGCTCTTATAAACTAAAACCAGCACCTGGGAATTTTCCTGACAAATTAGAAACAGGGACCCAAAATCATGAAGCGTTGGCTGCCATTCCAGCTGCAGTGGACTTTATTGCAAGTGTTGGAACTGGCAATAATCGAAGGGAACAGTTAATAAACGCATATCACATGATTGAAGAGTATGAAAATGGATTAGCTATAATAATGCGTAACGAATTAAGTGCCATTTCTAGTGTCACATTGTATCAGGCTGGTCAAGGTGTGCCTAAGACACCAACTATTGCATTCACAATTGATGGCATTAGTCCGAGTGAAGCATGCAAGTGGTTTGCAGAGAATTACTCGATTTTTGTTGCAGATGGAAACTTTTATGCATCAACCCTTGCTGATAAGCTAGGAATTAATGAAACTGGTGGATGGATTAGGGCAGGGCTTGCTCCATATAATACAGAGGAAGAAGTTATGGTGTTTATAAAGGCTGTTAAGGAATTAGTGGAGTTACATAAGTGA